The DNA region GCGGATGGCACAGTCGATCCGCGAGGTGGCGCTCGCTCCAGCCTGACCGCGGATCGGAGACGCAGCAGGGGCCGCGCGGACAACCTGTCCGCGCGGCCCCTTCAGTTGTTTGACGCGCTCACCGGCCGACTGCAGCCCCGGCGCATCAGGTCAGGACGACGCGGCCTGCCAGATCGCCCGGAGCGGGTCGCGTCCGTCCTGGATCGCTTCAAGGCCGGTCTTGCTCATCTCGTCGGCCGGATCGAGGTCGCGGGCGCGCCCCCAGTGCTCGCGGGCGCGGGCGATCCGGCCACGGTAGGCGTACTCGAAGCCGAGGAGGGTGTGCGCGGGGGCGAGCTTCGGGTCGAGACGGGCCGCCTCCTCAAGCTCTGCCAGGGCGGCATCCCCCTGATCGAGCGCGAGATAGAGCCGCCCCAGCACCAGCCGCAGCTCGGGATCGCGTGGGTAGCGGCGGACCTGCCGCTCGGCGCGCTGGGCCTCGCGGACGTCGGCCAACTCGCCCTGGT from Chloroflexota bacterium includes:
- a CDS encoding tetratricopeptide repeat protein encodes the protein MLGKLGGGGDLIPAALRWLRRRSEPAAPTVELQSAPQPTITQDTAPAVDASTLTVEPTPPAPLPTADDVGELRALVEMHRNDPKLRWQLGLSLVAARKLNLALAHLEVAASQDPDLDQGELADVREAQRAERQVRRYPRDPELRLVLGRLYLALDQGDAALAELEEAARLDPKLAPAHTLLGFEYAYRGRIARAREHWGRARDLDPADEMSKTGLEAIQDGRDPLRAIWQAASS